One part of the Humulus lupulus chromosome 9, drHumLupu1.1, whole genome shotgun sequence genome encodes these proteins:
- the LOC133799807 gene encoding uncharacterized protein LOC133799807 has protein sequence MGPMENISCVYCGEGHTFDNCPSNPAAVCYMGNQNRNGPYSNSYNPSWRQHPNFSWSNQGAGPSNPSMPPRPNFPPGYPPQAPQQRPQQQTMQSSSLENMLKEYIVKNEAMIQSQAASLRNLENQVGQLANELRNRPHGTLPSDTENPRNGSKEHCKVITLRSGKELENSKAHSGHEECCRNATASAPDSSSTRQPPPFPQRFQKQMLDSQFKKFLDILRQLHINIPLVEALEQMPNYVKFMKDILTKKRRLGEFETVALTKECSSFLQNKLPPKMKDPGSFTIPCTIGNSYCGMALCDLGASINLMPMSIFKQLGIGEVRPTTVTLQLADRSLAHPDGKIEDVLVRVDKFIFPADFIVLDYEEDREVPIILGRPFLVTGRTLIDVQKGELTMRVQDEKVTFNVFKAMRFPDEVEECSVVSMVDSLASRELETSNVGDPLERLLLFDSHSEEDEEEYLAWEFKTPKPSIEEPPELELKVLPSHLRYAYLGPSSTLPVIISAELNHDQEEKLLEVLRKFKKAIGWTIADIRGISPSLCMHKILLEDSEKSSVEGQRRLNPIMKEVVKKEIIKWLDAGIIYPISDSSWVSPVQCVPKKGGITVVKNEDNELIPTRTVTGWRICMDYRKLNKATRKDHFPLPFIDQMLDRLVGREYYCFLDG, from the exons ATGGGGCCTATGGAGAACATTTCTTGTGTGTATTGTGGTGAGGGTCATACTTTTGACAACTGCCCTTCCAACCCAGCAGCTGTATGTTATATGGGGAACCAAAATAGGAATGGTCCTTATTCTAATTCCTACAACCCATCATGGAGGCAACACCCCAATTTTTCATGGAGTAATCAAGGAGCTGGCCCTAGTAATCCTTCGATGCCTCCAAGACCAAATTTTCCACCGGGTTACCCCCCTCAAGCACCACAACAAAGACCACAACAACAAACAATGCAATCTAGCTCTCTTGAGAACATGTTGAAGGAATATATAGTGAAGAATGAAGCCATGATTCAGAGCCAAGCGGCTTCATTGAGAAACTTAGAAAACCAAGTTGGGCAGCTAGCTAATGAGCTTAGAAATAGACCCCATGGTACATTACCAAGTGACACTGAGAATCCAAGAAATGGGAGCAAAGAACATTGTAAAGTCATCACTTTGAGAAGTGGGAAGGAGTTGGAGAATTCCAAGGCACATTCTGGGCATGAGg AATGCTGCAGGAATGCCACAGCATCGGCCCCAGACAGCTCAAGTACAAGGCAGCCACCGCCATTTCCCCAACGTTTTCAGAAGCAAATGTTGGACTCTCAATTTAAAAAGTTCCTAGACATCTTGAGGCAGCTACATATTAACATTCCCCTTGTTGAAGCCCTTGAGCAAATGCCCAACTATGTAAAGTTCATGAAAGACATCCTTACAAAGAAGAGAAGATTGGGGGAATTTGAGACAGTGGCTCTTACTAAGGAGTGTAGCTCATTCTTGCAAAACAAGCTGCCACCAAAGATGAaagatcctgggagtttcaccATTCCATGCACCATTGGTAATTCTTATTGTGGCATGGCTTTATGCGATTTAGGTGCAAGCATTAACTTGATGCCGATGTCTATTTTCAAGCAATTGGGGATTGGAGAAGTTAGGCCTACTACAGTTACTCTTCAGTTAGCAGATAGATCCCTTGCTCATCCAGATGGGAAGATTGAAGATGTATTGGTAAGGGTAGACAAGTTCATATTCCCTGCTGATTTTATTGTGTTAGACTATGAGGAAGATAGAGAGGTGCCCATTATTTTGGGGAGGCCTTTCCTTGTGACTGGAAGAACTTTAATAGATGTGCAAAAGGGGGAGCTGACTATGAGGGTCCAAGATGAAAAGGTGACTTTCAATGTTTTTAAAGCTATGAGATTTCCTGATGAGGTGGAAGAATGCTCAGTGGTTTCGATGGTCGATTCTTTGGCATCAAGGGAATTGGAGACGAGTAATGTTGGTGATCCATTAGAGAGGTTATTGTTGTTTGATTCACACAGTGAGGAAGATGAGGAGGAGTACTTAGCTTG GGAGTTCAAGACTCCTAAACCATCCATTGAAGAGCCACCTGAGTTGGAGCTGAAAGTTTTGCCATCACATTTGCGATATGCCTATTTGGGTCCATCATCCACTTTACCTGTTATTATTTCAGCGGAGTTGAACCATGATCAAGAAGAAAAGTTGCTTGAAGTATTGAGAAAGTTCAAAaaggccattgggtggactaTTGCAGATATTCGAGGTATTAGTCCTTCTTTGTGTATGCATAAGATCTTGCTTGAAGACAGTGAAAAAAGTTCTGTTGAGGGGCAAAGAAGACTAAACcctatcatgaaggaagtggtGAAGAAAGAAATCATCAAGTGGCTGGATGCTGGCATTATTTATCCTATCTCTGACAGTTCATGGGTGAGTCCTGTACAGTGtgtacctaagaagggtgggaTCACAGTGGTGAAGAATGAAGACAATGAGTTGATTCCTACTAGAACAGTGACTGGATGGAGAATTTGCATGGACTACAGGAAGTTAAACAAGGCCACTAGGAAGGATCATTTCCCTCTTcctttcattgatcagatgctAGATAGACTTGTTGGGAGAGAGTACTATTGCTTCCTTGATGGGTAG